The genomic interval CTTTTGTGACAATTCGTCCGCTTGTAGCGTGTAACACCCCAATTTCTTGAATATTTCCAATACAAATGTTTTGCCGGTGCAAATGCCGCCGGTCAGTCCGACCTGAATCATGACGCGGCTCCATTCAATGCATGAGAAAGGTGGCCCTGGTCACGAAGATACTCCAGGGTGCGAAACAAACCGCGCCCATCGACGAGTTTGCGGCCGTTTTCTCCCCACTGACGCAACGTGTCCCGATTGGGTGACTCCAGGGGTTCTTTAAAAGAAGTCAAAACCATTCCCATACCCAGAGCCTGCAGTTGAACGGCGATATCCCGCTCCCCGGCATTGCGGCTGAAGTAGAATGCCGGCGTACCGGCGGCCGCGGCTTCAAGGGCCGCCGCCCCCGGTGCGACAATGGCGGCATCCGCTTCAAAAAGGGGGCGCGCCATACATTCCACGGCGCCGACCCAGCGGATTCCCGGGTATTTTCTGGATAGGGCCCGTTTCAGGTTGTCCCGCACAAGAAAAGTCGGGCCGATGCGCAGGCGATATCCCAGGCGCCACAGGCAATCAATCAGGTCACGCAGTTCCCGGTATCCCAAACGGTCTTCCAGGTTCAGCAAAATTTTGCGTACCCGCCGCGAATAGGTTCGCCTGGCACGGTTAACGTGGCGAAAGCGGGGATGGAGAATCGCCCAGGCCGGTCCCGGCGGTGATTGGGAATCCCCTCCAGGCGGCCATCCTCCCAGACAGCCTTCTTTCCACTCGAAAGCGGGATCGCCGGGATCACGGATTGGAATCACGGGGATTTCCCGTTCCCCGCACATGGCAACCATGCGCAGAAACGGTTGATTGTACTGTCCCACATCCACGATGGTTAAGCGAACCACCTCCGGGAAATCCCGCAATACCTGTTCATGCCAAACAGCGGGTACGCGACGAGCGGCCAGATATTTTTCCACCCTGCGACTTCGAGGCGCGGCCACCACCAGGTGACGGCGTGGAGCCGCATGAACCCCGAGGTTGACACTGCGCTCCAGCCGGGGCCAGCCGCCCGGAGCGGCCGGATCCGTCCAGAATAGAATCATCACGCAAGCACGGCGCGAATGCGCTCAAGCGCCCAGTCAAGCTCATCTTGCGTCACGGTCAACGGTGGTGCAAAGCGGATGATCCAATCGTGGGTTTCCTTGGCCAACACACCGGATTCCTTTAAAGCCGTGGTGTATTTTCGGGCCTTACCGGCTTCGCGTTTCATAACCACGGCATTCAAGAGGCCTTTGCCGCGGATGATATCCACTTTGGGTGAATTCATGCGCCGCAGGCTTTCGCGGAAGTGTTCACCAAGACGCTGGGCGTTTCCTGCCAGGTCTTCATCCAGCAGGACATCGATTGAGGCCTCGGCAACCGCGCAGGCCAGGGGATTTCCACCGAAAGTAGAGCCGTGGGAACCGGGAGTAAAAACCTCCATTACGGCTTTGTCGGCCGCAATGGCGCTGACGGGATACACACCGCCTCCCAACGCCTTGCCCATGATGATGATATCGGGAACGATTCCTTCATGCTCATAGGCAAACAACTTACCGGTACGGCAGAAACCGGTCTGCACTTCATCACAGATCAACAAGCTGTTGCTGTCATCACAGACCTCTCGCAGGCCGCGCAGATAACCGTCATCCGGAACCATCACGCCGGCTTCGCCTTGAATGGGTTCAACCAGAACCGCGACTGTATTGGGGGTAATGGCGGAGCGAACCGCCTCGACATCGTTGTACGGAACCAGTTTGAATCCGGGGGTATAGGGCCCGTAATTTGTACGGGCCACTTCATCAGTGGAGAAACTGACAATGGTTGTGGTGCGGCCATGAAAATTTTCACACATCACGATGATCTCCGCCTGATCCGCGGAAACACCCTTTTTCTCGTAACCCCAGCGTCTTGCCGCTTTTATGGCCGTCTCTACCGCCTCAGCACCCGTGTTCATGGGCAGTACCATCTCTTTGCCCACCGTCTGCGCCAGCTTGCGGGCGAACTGCGGCCAGCGGTCATTATAAAATGCCCGGCTGGTC from Candidatus Aminicenantes bacterium carries:
- the rocD gene encoding ornithine--oxo-acid transaminase; the protein is MAEYTSSQLMQMEHEFGAHNYHPLEVVIARAEGVWVWDPEGNKYMDCLAAYSAVNQGHRHPRIIQALKDQADRLTLTSRAFYNDRWPQFARKLAQTVGKEMVLPMNTGAEAVETAIKAARRWGYEKKGVSADQAEIIVMCENFHGRTTTIVSFSTDEVARTNYGPYTPGFKLVPYNDVEAVRSAITPNTVAVLVEPIQGEAGVMVPDDGYLRGLREVCDDSNSLLICDEVQTGFCRTGKLFAYEHEGIVPDIIIMGKALGGGVYPVSAIAADKAVMEVFTPGSHGSTFGGNPLACAVAEASIDVLLDEDLAGNAQRLGEHFRESLRRMNSPKVDIIRGKGLLNAVVMKREAGKARKYTTALKESGVLAKETHDWIIRFAPPLTVTQDELDWALERIRAVLA